A DNA window from Nitrospira sp. contains the following coding sequences:
- a CDS encoding conserved exported protein of unknown function (Evidence 4 : Unknown function but conserved in other organisms; MaGe:77310537) — protein sequence MKYRWIIGLVATGFGMMSLCVEAGEQPVTPGTIAKEARETVEATVQYTAQEKEAFQRKAQEQLAEIQKRMAALQAKADKASASARTELQQSIHELEAKKEAARKQLDGLASVTDAKWNEMKAGAHAAIEEMNQSYRRLRAQFE from the coding sequence ATGAAATATCGATGGATTATTGGCCTGGTGGCCACCGGATTCGGGATGATGTCCCTGTGCGTCGAAGCTGGTGAGCAGCCGGTGACGCCGGGTACGATTGCCAAAGAGGCTCGGGAGACTGTCGAAGCGACGGTGCAGTATACGGCTCAGGAAAAAGAAGCGTTTCAGCGAAAAGCCCAGGAGCAACTCGCTGAGATTCAGAAGCGGATGGCAGCGTTGCAGGCCAAGGCCGATAAGGCGTCGGCTTCGGCCAGAACGGAGTTGCAGCAGTCGATTCATGAGCTTGAGGCGAAGAAAGAGGCAGCCAGGAAGCAACTCGACGGACTTGCGTCAGTTACCGATGCAAAATGGAATGAGATGAAAGCCGGGGCGCATGCCGCGATCGAAGAGATGAATCAGTCCTACCGACGACTACGTGCTCAGTTTGAGTAG
- a CDS encoding hypothetical protein (Evidence 5 : Unknown function; MaGe:77310536), with product MSVVADELCVSGAIGILALLLAVVGVFL from the coding sequence TTGTCGGTTGTGGCGGATGAGCTGTGCGTATCGGGGGCCATTGGTATCCTGGCGCTCCTGTTGGCTGTCGTCGGTGTGTTTCTGTGA
- a CDS encoding Transporter substrate-binding domain-containing protein (MaGe:77310541), which yields MAVSNRIPILNRLLRIICQHAMKTHGLRCLAAFFRHGGRPAFSAFALLLMLSLLSGCGLLFDAVQKIYPVTTDELDKICRRQQVQVGMAVEPFRPFVFPAIWTDEGARVTGLDTELVKAVSDALSTHCGSPVVPTLHLIRFRDLFLLLNEGQLDFFVSAVAAGTPAPGRSGFAYSTPYFSHGGIGAIATRPEVIDLIQTRLDANKGARTRERLLDGLTVAAQDNTDAHLYAESITSAGALLLCDSLPAAFEHAAAGASPPIDVIFGAHPVLDFMVKTTQRDWQLLTRNDHTPLWLTQADYAVVMAEENYKLRWFINGVIHELQESGRLDRMRKRWIDESYAYPRRASSEGLPFDVQKMPAHYAQGTCRKSSPH from the coding sequence ATGGCTGTTTCTAACCGGATTCCGATATTAAACCGGCTGCTGCGGATAATCTGCCAGCATGCCATGAAGACGCACGGCCTGCGCTGCCTTGCAGCCTTCTTCCGGCATGGAGGGCGCCCGGCATTCTCCGCGTTCGCTCTCCTGCTCATGCTTTCGCTGCTAAGCGGCTGCGGTTTGCTCTTCGACGCCGTGCAGAAGATTTATCCCGTGACAACCGACGAGCTGGACAAAATCTGCCGGCGGCAGCAAGTCCAGGTCGGTATGGCCGTGGAACCGTTCCGCCCATTCGTATTTCCCGCCATCTGGACCGATGAAGGCGCCCGGGTGACCGGACTCGATACCGAACTGGTGAAAGCCGTGAGTGACGCGCTCTCGACTCATTGCGGCAGCCCAGTAGTTCCCACCTTGCACCTGATTCGCTTCCGGGATCTCTTTCTCCTGTTGAACGAAGGACAATTGGATTTCTTCGTCTCCGCCGTCGCAGCCGGAACTCCGGCGCCTGGCCGATCCGGATTCGCCTATTCCACTCCGTATTTTTCTCACGGAGGCATCGGCGCCATCGCCACACGCCCGGAAGTCATTGACCTCATCCAGACACGTCTCGACGCCAACAAAGGCGCTCGCACGCGCGAGCGCCTCCTAGACGGCCTGACCGTCGCCGCGCAGGACAACACGGACGCACACCTGTATGCTGAATCCATAACTTCCGCCGGCGCATTGCTTCTCTGCGACTCACTCCCCGCAGCCTTCGAGCACGCCGCCGCCGGGGCCTCGCCGCCTATCGATGTAATCTTCGGCGCGCACCCGGTCCTCGATTTCATGGTGAAAACAACTCAGCGGGACTGGCAGCTACTGACACGGAATGACCACACACCGCTCTGGCTCACACAAGCCGATTATGCCGTGGTGATGGCGGAAGAAAACTACAAGTTACGCTGGTTCATCAATGGCGTCATTCACGAGCTTCAGGAATCGGGCCGGCTCGATCGCATGCGGAAGCGATGGATCGACGAGTCCTATGCCTACCCGAGACGGGCCTCGTCGGAAGGGCTCCCCTTTGACGTGCAAAAAATGCCGGCTCATTATGCGCAAGGCACCTGCAGGAAATCATCACCGCATTAA
- a CDS encoding conserved exported protein of unknown function (Evidence 4 : Unknown function but conserved in other organisms; MaGe:77310540) has protein sequence MLRSIGLALIILSLSTGLPSAQASPQEQLRAEAEETARLLAKLLQAGRLAIEQNQVLIDDIHKGEKGFTPEVFEQQMFDIFRARTGIDLRATSGEKQTPAAIPPLARTLLPALIEASTAVVLDAQVVINQRGIGYKNFIPATFGSQAAARFSKQSHVMLKQTALHPRNLKNEPDEYESSVLQWLSGRPNSETYVSELTESGKTLRVIMPVYYRQECLTCHGAPKGEWDISGYPKEGAQEGDLAGAISVKIPLRTE, from the coding sequence ATGCTACGCAGCATAGGACTCGCACTCATCATCCTGTCCCTGTCGACCGGCTTGCCCTCCGCGCAAGCCTCGCCACAAGAACAACTCCGCGCCGAGGCGGAAGAAACGGCACGGCTGCTGGCGAAACTGCTCCAGGCCGGCCGCCTGGCAATCGAGCAAAATCAAGTGCTGATAGACGATATCCATAAAGGAGAGAAGGGATTTACGCCGGAGGTATTTGAGCAGCAGATGTTCGATATCTTTCGAGCGCGAACCGGCATCGACCTGAGGGCGACGTCCGGAGAAAAACAAACACCCGCCGCCATCCCGCCTCTTGCGCGCACGCTGCTGCCAGCGCTCATCGAGGCCAGCACCGCCGTTGTCCTCGATGCCCAAGTCGTCATCAATCAACGCGGGATCGGATACAAGAACTTCATTCCCGCGACCTTCGGCAGCCAAGCGGCCGCGCGTTTTTCCAAACAGTCCCACGTCATGCTCAAGCAGACTGCCCTCCATCCGCGCAATCTTAAAAACGAGCCGGACGAGTACGAATCCTCCGTCCTTCAGTGGTTATCTGGACGGCCGAACAGCGAAACCTATGTCAGCGAGTTGACCGAATCGGGCAAAACATTGCGGGTAATAATGCCGGTTTACTATCGACAGGAATGCCTGACGTGCCACGGAGCGCCTAAAGGGGAATGGGATATCTCAGGATATCCGAAAGAAGGCGCCCAGGAAGGAGACCTCGCCGGCGCGATCAGTGTGAAAATCCCTCTGCGAACCGAGTAA
- a CDS encoding Cupin2 domain-containing protein (MaGe:77310539), protein MKIVSLSDYQQFSQEKMKKNNLFQSERFFCDIYCFEPGQEQKGHIHGDQDKVYLVLEGQGTFQVGSEKQVLGPGQGTMAPAGEEHGVKNHTAQRLKVLVFVAPNP, encoded by the coding sequence ATGAAGATCGTGAGTCTTTCCGACTATCAGCAGTTCAGCCAAGAGAAGATGAAGAAGAACAACCTGTTTCAGTCGGAGCGGTTCTTCTGCGATATCTATTGCTTTGAGCCAGGGCAGGAACAGAAGGGGCATATCCACGGCGATCAAGATAAGGTTTATCTTGTGCTCGAAGGTCAGGGGACATTTCAGGTCGGTTCAGAGAAGCAGGTGCTGGGGCCTGGGCAGGGGACCATGGCTCCGGCCGGAGAAGAGCACGGAGTGAAGAATCATACGGCGCAGCGGTTGAAGGTGCTGGTGTTTGTAGCCCCCAATCCGTAG
- a CDS encoding 8-methylmenaquinol:fumarate reductase membrane anchor subunit (MaGe:77310538) produces the protein MALRFALYPGCAAKGATPELYQSTMAIIGRLGIEVVELAASSCCGAGVVTEAEPDVALALNARNFAQAEQLGLDVMTICGTCQGVMGAANKRLKTEPGLLDRINHVLEPEGIVYRGTVQVKHLLWIVVREIGLRQLGAQVVKSLQGLRIAPFYGCYILRPSWDLGVDDPENPASLEQVIRTLGGEAVAYAGRTKCCGFPIILEKEAVAMAMAGANMKEAKEQGADCMVTPCPLCHMSLDIYQDRAGQAVNTALNLPILHLPQLLGLAMGIPSKELGLARHLIPVDSIVRRIESSVHRS, from the coding sequence ATGGCATTGAGGTTCGCGTTATATCCGGGCTGCGCGGCGAAAGGCGCGACGCCGGAGTTGTATCAGTCGACGATGGCTATTATCGGTCGATTGGGCATTGAGGTGGTCGAATTGGCGGCGTCATCTTGTTGCGGCGCCGGCGTTGTGACGGAGGCGGAACCGGATGTCGCCTTAGCCTTGAATGCGCGGAACTTTGCCCAGGCTGAGCAGCTGGGTTTGGATGTGATGACGATTTGCGGGACTTGCCAGGGAGTGATGGGGGCAGCGAACAAACGCCTGAAGACCGAGCCTGGCCTGCTCGATCGCATCAATCATGTCTTGGAACCGGAAGGCATCGTCTATCGCGGAACAGTACAGGTTAAACATCTGCTCTGGATTGTCGTGCGTGAGATTGGGCTTCGCCAGCTTGGCGCGCAGGTGGTGAAGTCGTTGCAAGGCCTGCGCATTGCGCCGTTCTATGGCTGCTATATCCTTCGCCCCTCATGGGATCTGGGCGTGGACGATCCGGAGAACCCGGCTTCGCTGGAGCAGGTGATCCGAACCTTGGGCGGGGAGGCGGTGGCCTATGCGGGGCGCACGAAGTGTTGCGGGTTTCCGATCATTCTTGAAAAGGAAGCTGTGGCAATGGCCATGGCCGGAGCCAATATGAAGGAGGCTAAGGAGCAGGGAGCCGACTGTATGGTGACGCCCTGCCCGCTCTGTCATATGAGTCTGGATATCTATCAGGACCGGGCCGGGCAGGCGGTGAATACCGCGTTGAATCTCCCTATTCTCCACTTGCCGCAGCTCCTTGGTTTGGCAATGGGGATTCCTTCCAAAGAGTTGGGTCTTGCGCGCCATTTGATCCCGGTCGATTCGATTGTCAGGCGCATTGAGTCGTCAGTTCATCGTTCTTAG
- a CDS encoding HDOD domain-containing protein (MaGe:77310535): MAPDTHSSSATTDKIEQALIQKLDKSEVELPLLPQVASQVMALAGDATADAAKLSALIHQDQALAAHVLRIANSPAYMPRSPVVSLQHAVAMLGINLLSEIAFTASLKTGAFQVPGHEDHIKLLWRHSLASGSFSKEVARMRRVNVETAYLCGLLHGIGKPVVLRTVANLAKELKSPVDKAMMEQLLEGYHTRVGSLIAEKWGLPKQVAEAIAYYADYDHATSFRQECLLTCVADRMATHLLAPDQLSEEELREHPVFADLNLYPNDIDQLLAGKDKALSMVNAMNL; encoded by the coding sequence ATGGCCCCCGATACGCACAGCTCATCCGCCACAACCGACAAGATAGAACAGGCCCTGATTCAGAAACTCGACAAAAGCGAAGTTGAGCTTCCGCTGCTGCCTCAAGTCGCCAGTCAAGTCATGGCGCTGGCCGGCGACGCCACAGCGGATGCCGCAAAACTGTCCGCCCTGATCCATCAAGATCAAGCCTTAGCCGCGCACGTGCTGCGGATCGCGAATTCACCGGCCTATATGCCGCGCAGCCCCGTCGTCTCGCTCCAACATGCCGTGGCGATGCTCGGCATCAATCTGCTCTCGGAAATTGCGTTTACCGCGTCGCTGAAGACCGGCGCCTTTCAGGTGCCCGGCCACGAAGACCATATCAAGCTATTGTGGCGGCATTCCCTGGCCAGTGGATCCTTCAGCAAGGAAGTCGCCCGGATGCGCCGTGTGAACGTGGAAACCGCCTACCTCTGCGGACTCCTCCATGGCATCGGGAAACCGGTTGTCCTTCGCACGGTGGCGAATCTCGCGAAAGAGCTCAAGAGCCCCGTCGACAAAGCCATGATGGAACAGCTCCTTGAGGGCTACCACACGCGCGTCGGCTCCTTGATTGCGGAAAAATGGGGGCTCCCCAAGCAGGTAGCGGAAGCGATCGCCTATTACGCCGACTATGACCATGCCACATCCTTCAGGCAAGAATGCCTGCTCACCTGCGTCGCGGATCGCATGGCCACCCATCTCCTCGCCCCGGATCAGCTGTCCGAAGAGGAACTCCGCGAACATCCCGTGTTTGCCGATCTTAACCTCTACCCTAACGATATCGACCAACTTCTGGCCGGCAAAGACAAGGCCCTGTCGATGGTCAACGCCATGAACTTATGA